In the genome of Nymphaea colorata isolate Beijing-Zhang1983 chromosome 9, ASM883128v2, whole genome shotgun sequence, one region contains:
- the LOC116260013 gene encoding L-type lectin-domain containing receptor kinase IX.1-like: MSLLAIFFAFILLSFIHCSTSLTRTFTFPSFSDGQNLTRYGDAFITAEGYLDLTSTAINKNVTNSTGWAIYAKPITLYDARTGFAADFQSNFSFEISHFKSNCQGDGLAFFMAPVNWTHKAENNGYGLGIFNKSSGADNSQMIAVEFDTYYNSKCDKNNTLTNHMGIDVNSCVSNASTFWDTNVETVDTNATALVQYDSTTGNLSSHMMDRNGSSQWYTSFVINLTTVLPETVIVGFSASTGACSEGHRIVSWNFSITTPNQTPAPAPGPISNIAVSSMQNKTVLILVACLVPLTIVVVVVIIIVFMRKRKNEKVELKEEEEEEEAAYDFADMTMNFETGPRKFRYGELAAATNDFSEGGKLGQGGFGGVYRGTLGDTKEVVAVKRFSKGSSQGKKEYAAEVTVISRLRHRNLVRLIGWCHERGEFLLVYEYMEGGSLDSHLFSSKGCPVLPWAQRRKVALGLASAVLYLHDEWEQCVVHRDIKLSNVMVDSEFNARLGDFGLARLTNHGFAARTTMVAGTVGYLAPECVITGKFSTQSDVYSFGVVLLEIATGRRAIRPIGEKEARLVEWIWELYGIGSLLTAVDERLGSDFNQQEMERMMVVGLWCVHPDPERRPTIREAIKALSLQAEVPSLPQKMPMPFYAPPPMNGLSSLFTSSSSGTTTTTTSTSTTVSSTVSAEVALLKSQG, from the coding sequence ATGTCTCTGCTGGCCATCTTCTTCGCCTTCATCCTCCTCTCCTTCATTCATTGCTCCACCTCCCTTACAAGAACCTTCACTTTCCCTTCCTTCTCTGATGGCCAAAACTTAACTCGTTATGGCGATGCCTTCATCACCGCGGAGGGCTACCTAGACCTCACTTCCACGGCTATTAACAAGAACGTCACAAACAGCACCGGATGGGCCATCTATGCCAAGCCAATCACCCTTTATGATGCCCGCACCGGATTTGCGGCAGACTTTCAAAGCAATTTCAGCTTCGAAATCTCTCACTTCAAATCCAACTGCCAAGGCGACGGCCTCGCCTTCTTCATGGCGCCGGTCAACTGGACTCACAAAGCAGAAAACAATGGCTACGGTCTTGGGATCTTCAATAAAAGTTCGGGCGCAGACAACAGCCAAATGATCGCCGTAGAGTTTGACACGTATTACAACTCCAAATGTGATAAGAACAATACTCTCACCAACCATATGGGGATCGATGTCAACTCCTGCGTCTCCAATGCCTCAACCTTTTGGGACACGAACGTGGAAACCGTGGACACGAACGCAACTGCCCTCGTCCAGTACGACTCGACAACAGGAAATCTCAGCTCGCATATGATGGACCGGAACGGCAGCAGCCAATGGTACACATCTTTCGTTATCAACCTCACCACCGTCCTCCCAGAGACCGTCATTGTGGGCTTCTCTGCATCAACAGGGGCCTGCAGCGAAGGCCACCGGATAGTGAGTTGGAATTTTTCAATTACTACCCCCAATCAGACGCCAGCTCCAGCCCCCGGCCCGATATCAAATATTGCAGTCTCCAGTATGCAAAATAAGACCGTCCTCATCCTGGTGGCGTGTTTGGTTCCTCTTACTATCGTTGTTGTTGTAGTAATAATAATTGTTTTCatgaggaagaggaaaaatgaaaaggtagaattgaaggaagaggaagaagaagaggaggcggCATATGATTTTGCGGACATGACCATGAATTTCGAAACAGGCCCCAGAAAATTCAGATACGGGGAGCTCGCTGCAGCTACTAATGACTTCAGTGAAGGAGGAAAGCTTGGGCAAGGGGGGTTTGGTGGTGTGTACCGTGGTACCTTGGGGGATACGAAGGAAGTGGTGGCGGTGAAGCGGTTTTCTAAAGGGTCGAGCCAGGGCAAGAAAGAATATGCGGCGGAGGTGACTGTGATCAGCCGGTTGCGCCACCGTAACCTCGTGAGGCTGATTGGTTGGTGCCACGAGCGAGGTGAATTCTTGCTTGTCTACGAATATATGGAGGGTGGCAGTTTGGATTCACATCTCTTCAGCTCAAAAGGTTGCCCAGTCTTGCCTTGGGCTCAGCGCAGGAAGGTGGCTCTCGGCCTCGCATCTGCAGTTCTCTACCTACATGATGAGTGGGAGCAATGTGTTGTTCATCGTGATATCAAGTTGAGCAACGTGATGGTCGACTCTGAGTTCAATGCTCGTCTTGGTGACTTTGGGCTGGCTCGACTCACAAATCATGGCTTCGCTGCGAGGACGACCATGGTTGCTGGAACTGTGGGTTACTTGGCACCAGAGTGCGTGATCACTGGCAAGTTCAGCACACAGAGCGACGTGTACAGCTTCGGAGTGGTACTACTTGAAATTGCAACTGGTCGGAGGGCCATTCGCCCAATCGGAGAGAAAGAGGCACGTCTGGTGGAGTGGATTTGGGAGTTGTATGGGATCGGTTCTCTCTTGACTGCAGTCGACGAGAGGTTGGGATCAGATTTCAATCAACAGGAGATGGAAAGGATGATGGTGGTGGGTCTATGGTGCGTGCACCCTGACCCTGAGAGGAGGCCGACCATTAGGGAGGCCATTAAAGCACTGAGCTTGCAAGCCGAGGTACCAAGCCTCCCACAAAAGATGCCGATGCCATTCTACGCACCACCTCCTATGAATGGCTTAAGTTCTTTGTTTACCAGCAGTAGCAGTGGAACGACAACGACAACAACGTCGACATCGACGACAGTCTCATCGACGGTGTCAGCAGAGGTAGCTCTATTGAAGTCACAAGGATAG